aacaaatacaaCTTGAAAGAACAGTAGGCagggcagcaggcccaggggGCCTCTGGTGGACCTGAGAGAATTTCCTTGGTTCAGTGTCAAGCAGAGAATCACCAATTACTATGCACTAAACCCTGTGTATGTATTATCATCTTGACCCGTCACAAACCTGGGAGATGGGGAATGTTGGTTAAGGGAAACTTAGTGTGACCCTTCTGACTTCCTTCTGCATCACCTAATTGAGGAAAGACCTGGGTATCACTCTTTAAAAAGGCTGGAACATCTACTTCTTCTTTCTGACTCTCTACCTGACACTCAAATGAATATAAATGGGTACAGGATCATATATGATGCAGAAGCTGCTGCCACTTGCTCTCTGCTTTAGAATTTCTTAGGTCTTCAAGTCCCATAGGAGGTTTCCCTTATCTCTAATTTATAGATATGGACACGGAGATTTAGAGAATAATTTATCCAGGGATCCACAGAGAGTAAATGATGGAACAGAGATTTGAGCCCAGGTCTCTGACCACATTTACTCAGAAGTAATTTTGAACTGAGCCTGACAGGCATGTCAAGTGGGAACATAAAGAGTTGTATTTTTGTCTTTAGATGCATGTCATAAAGGCTTACGTTAAGCAAATTCTGGACACTGTTCAATACAGTGCTACTCTGACATGTCTAAAGCTGCACTGTAATTATCTGAAAACCTTGTTTATTCTAAACCACTTTTAACCCCTTCAGTATAAATGCTGAACCCTTCCTCttgtcctctcttccttcccaacAAAAACCCTgatcctctttcttcttttgagCCGGAAAGACATAATTCATGTTCTCACTAAATTCCCTGGGGATGAGAAAGCCAAACAGGATTTGAATTTGGCTCCCAGGTGTGATGGATCAAATTTAATAATTCCAGTGTTGCCAAGAATATGATTGTTGTCAGGCCCAATACCCAATTTTCAGATTTATTGCCCAGCAGAGTGTTTCAGTGGTTTTAGAGAGTTCTCTGCAGCATATCTCTAAGAGATTAGACACTTCAAAGGTAGGTGAACCACTTCCAATAGGTAAAATGATCACCAGGTAATGAATGCTATTGGAAATAATTTTCATTGTTAATGGTATTGTTCTGTTCCCAGCAGAGCCATTTGGATATCAGAGatgttttttcctgatttttccccctttggcaACCATATAGGGATGGGTGAGCACCTTAGTCTTATTCaagctctttcttctctcttttagaTGAAGCCAAAGCAGGAGGAGCCAGGCCTCCCACTGGTTTCTGAagagaaaaccaaaccaaaagcAGTTACCCAAAAGAAGCTCAAAGACAGTGCAGGTTGGCACACTTCACCCTCACCCAGAAGCATGTACCACAAGCTTAATTGCACAGTGCTATGTGATGGGAGTTACCCAGGCTAGCTGTCCTTGGTCCTCAGACAGCTTGCAATTTAAGATGCATACTAATGTGGTCCAGGTTTCTCCATATAAACTGCTTAATTAATACAATTGCCACTTGCAGAGGGCTCATACTGGATCCCTCTTTTGTCTAAATCCGTGGTtggtaaactgcggctcgcgagccacatgcggctctttggccccttgagtgtggttcttcctaagccttaggagtaccctaattaagttaataacaatgtacctacctatgtagtttaagtttaaaaaatttggctctcaaaagaaatttcaatcgttgtactgttgatatttggctctgttgactaatgagtttgctgaccaatGGTCTAAATGAATTTAAAACCGGAAGTGGTTTATGTTTGTGAGTTTCTTCAATCCTCTCTAACTCTACTGTACATTCTGAGTTCCTTAGTGAGCTCAGATATTTGAGGGCAGCCAATAATTTCCCTTCAGCATTCCCCCTCAGCAACAGAACCAGATAATAATTACAGAATTGGCCcaaaactagttttttttttaaaaaaaaatatttttattgatttcagagaggcaaggagaagggagagagagatagaaacatcaatgatgagagagaatcattgatcggctgccttctgcacactgcacagtggggatcgaaccctcaaccaggcatgtgccctgactgggaatcgaactatgacctcctggtctaCCACTGAGCTATGTCAGACAGGCCCAAAACTAGTTTTTTAAAGTTGCTTTTCTCTTCCTGTAGAgaagtggttcccaacgtggggcacatgccccacaggggggtaatttgatttttaaggggggcaatttgatttttaaggagggcaattcgagaatgagttattaacagtgaactttttgcatttcttatggttctaggggcctaatatacagtatataaatatatattgtgacatatttatgcatttcagttctctattgtatgttttgaaactttatttgctattttttcatgtcactacatattattattttttaaaaacaatttcttagtgatttcttccttagtacttcaactgtccttttttaaaaaaatttttctctttcatggatgccatgttccttggaagcttgtttagaccgaGTTAATTTCCTTATAGGCTTCCTCCACATTAATAGGAGTtgactttttgaataataagaattatatgtcacaggcggggggggggaaatcaggattttagagatgcttaggtggggcatggcccaaaaaaggttgggaaccactacTGTAGAGAGAAAAGGTCTTGCATTAACAGTGAGACCAATTCCCATATCCATGGGCAAAGAGGGCTAGGGCAGCTACACACAGATGTCTTTTATAGTTGACACCCACCAAATCCCCAAATAATACCATGGGAGTGaaaatctctgtgtgtgtgtataggtggATGTTGGCTCCAGCTGATGGCAACCTCATTTCAAGCAATACTTGATAAAACAAAATCCCAGTTCCATAAATTAAGTCAaacaattatttcatatttttccacAAAGGAGTTCAAAGATAGGATATTCCTAAACAAATTTTTTCATGGAAACTAACAAAACTGttctgcagagagagaaaaacagagaaagaaatgagtaattcctttttactttctttttattgttttttttcatatttacttttaatatttgtccttttatgtACAGAGGATAGAACTGATTCAGTGTTGATGGGGGCAGATACTGATTGGATTTGCACATAATGGAAATAGTTTGGAGTGAACCCAGCTATGCTTAGTGCTGTATGCTGGATATGAAACCACCAGATGGAGCTAGGGATGCAATGGAtgacaggggagggaaggcagtgaGGGTTTTCCCATCTGGGCATCAAGCTGAATTCCTTAGTAAAAAATATAGCAAGGAGCTcagctggtgtagttcagtggttaagcattaacccaggaaccaagaggtcatgggttcaattcccagtcagggcatattatATGAAAATTAAGTAGAATTAAGTAGAAAATACAAATACTAATTAGAAAGTAAAATTTCCCCTTGCCCTGCTTCAGTTGGTTTCCTAAAAGATAATCATTGCTGCAAGTTCAAAAATTGTCTTTTGATGTGTCTCACTCCTAATGGTGGACAATAATGATATAATGATAATGAGCCAACCTTAGAATCAGTTTATAAAACTGGGATTTTACTTCACTTTTAGTGACCAGTTGCTCTAGCTTCTGATTAGCTACTTCTTCATGCTAGAAAATTCAATACCAAATAGGTACCCATTAGACCAAGGCAAATTGTTCTTATTTTAGGAAGTcaaaaacacacatatttttccttttcttatttctatCTGGTACAGGTCCCTCAAGTCAGGAACAGAGCATCAAAACTGAGATTTATAAGACAACAGACCAGGCTGCAAATGCAGATGCTGTTGTGAGTCCGGGCTACTCATGGCCAGCAGCATATAGGAGACGGTGtggaaaaaaagaatcaagtgCTTCAGAAAAGAATGAGTGTGCATCCAAAGGATGGAGCTTTATACAACTTAGTCGAAGGCCTAGCTTAGGTAATAGAGCTGGGTACTCATCTGCTGACAAGATTGCCAGGGATAGCCCTTTCTGGCGCTTTTCCTTGGAGAGACAAGTCATGAAGCAGCCCAGAGCTCCACAAGTAGAAACCACTACTCCTCATGAGTTGCTTTCAGATGAAAATGACATGAGAAGGAGAATGGCTGgtttagattttaaaacaagaaaagcatCATTATCATATCTCAGACCTAAAGACATGAAAGAGTCCATGGCTAGTGGTCCATCACAATGCCACGAAGATGGAACTAAGAAGTCAGAAACCATAACTTCTCTTTCATCAGTGGTGGAAAACCCTTATACAAGCCAAGAAGTTATCATGTTTTCAGCGACAGAGAAGGCTCAGGTGCATATGGATCCTTCTCATATTCAGTCAGAAGAGGATGCTTCCAGCTTTGATTCAAAAAATGACCAATTTGAAATGAAGTCAGCTCAAGATAACTCAACTATCTGCAAAGAAACACCTTCTGAAAATGTCATCCAGGCCTTTCCAGCAAGTGTTTTGGATATGGCAAGTGCTTTGCCAGAGGGAGGAATTTCTGTAAAGAGGCTGCCTCCCAGAAGCCTTTCCCAATCTTTGGAGAAGCCAGAAGCTGAAGAAGTCTCCTCATATTCAGACATTGTTTCAGGGGTGGAAAGTGGTTCTTATCAGCAGCTGACTCCTGGATATGTTTTCCAGTCTTCAAGGAAGCCCAAAGATGAAGAATTATTCACAGATTCAGAGAGTGCTTCTTCAGAGGAGGGCAAAGGTTCTGAACAGAAGCTGGATCCTGAATATTCTTTCCAGTCCATGATGAAGTCCAAAGATGATCAAGAAACCTTGCCAGATTCTAACAGTTTTCTTGGGAACTTATGCAGTTCTCATGAGCAGCTGGCTCCCAGATATGCTTCCCAGGCTTTGGAGGAGCCTGAAGACAAAGTGCCCACAGAATCAAATAGGAATTCTGAAAAATACAGTAATCCTAATGATTGGAGCAATTCTGAGGAAGATATGCCTCCCAAACATCCTTCCCCAGTCTTGGGGATGCCCACAGCCCAACAGGAAATCTCAGTTTCAAAGAATACACTTGAGGAGGAGTTGGTTGTATCTGTGGAGCAGACTCCTCCCAGACACCTTCCTCAGccctctgtgaagccatctgttcAGCAGCAACTCGCCTCAGGTTCAGCAAATGTTTTTTCAGATTGGGTGTCAACGCCTCCCATGAACTTTTTCCATCACTGGCTGAACCCTAAATCCGAGGAAGAAGCCTCTGCAGGTCAAGAAAATATTGCTCCTGAGTGGGGCATTTTTATGGAGCCGCTGCCTCCCCGAGTGCATTCAAGGCGCCTGATGAAGCATAAAGTTGAGCAACCAATCTCCTCAGGGTCAGAAATTGCTACTATTGAAGGGATCATGTCTACAGAGCTAAAGCCTTCAAGAAATAATTCTCAGCACCCAGTGAAATCAATAGCTGAACAAGAAATCTCTGTAGGTCCAGACAGCACAGCTGTTAAGGGGAGCATTTCTATGGAGCCTCCTTTTCCTAACATTTTTGCCCAGCCCATAATGAACCCAAAAGTTGAACAAAATGTGTTCTTAGGTTCAGAGGGTGCTGATAAGGCCATTTTAATGGAGATAACACTCCCTGAATGCTCAACAAATCCTCAAGACCAGCATGTCTTCTCAGAGAACACTGCTGGTAATAAGGACATGTTTGTGGAACCCCTGCCTCCAGACTACCCTGTCCAGACATTGGCAAAACTTAACTTCCAGCCACAGACTATTTCCAGCAACCCAGCGAGTGCTTCCACAGAATGGAGCGATCCTGTGGAGCTGATGCCTCCCAGACACACAATGGGCTCCTGGGTGAGCACCAGCTTTGAACAACCCTCTGCAAGTCCAGAGAGCACTGCTGTGGAGTGGGGAAACCCTACAGAGCCACTGCTTCCCAAAATGCCTTCTCAGTCCCTAAGGAGACCAGTTGCTGAGCAAGAAGTCTTCTCAGGTTCAATGAGCGCTTCTGAAGAATGGAGTGGTCTTGTGCAGCTGAAGTCTTCTCTATACACTTTGCAGCACTGGGTAAGCCCTAAATTTGAGCAACAAACCAATGCAGGTCCAGAGCCTTCACAGTGTTGCATGAAATCAGTAGTCAAACAACCAATCTCTGCAGGTCTAAAGAGTGTTGCCATTGAGGGGGACACTTCTACAGAGATGCTGCCTCCCAGACATTGGTCCATTGTGAGACATAAAATCCAGAAAATGATGCCAACTTCTGAGAATGCTGTTGTTGGGTGCATTTCTGAGAGGCCACTGCCTATCGAATATCCCACCCACTTCTCAAAGCCTAGCATTCAAGAAATATCCTTACATCCAGAGAACACTGCTGTTGAAGGAGGCATGTCTAAGAAATCACTACATCCCAAGTGTCCTCAGTCATTTGTGAAATTTATGGCACAGCATGTCTTTTCAGAGATCCCTAATATGGAGGAGCAGGTTTATGTGGATCCTCTGTCTTCTAATCAACCttccaaatatttgttgaagccTACAGTTGAGCACCAAGTTTTCTCAGGTTGTGAGAGTGCTGATATCGAGGGAGACATTTCTTCAAAGCTGGTGCCTGCAAAATGCCCTTTACAGCCCTCGGGGAGGCTTGAAGACCCACAAGGAGTTTTCTTATATTCAGAAAATGCTCCTGTTAAGTGTAGCTATCCCCAAGAGCAGCTGCATTCTGGATACCTTTCCGAGGCATGGGGGAAGCTTAAGTATGAGCAAGAAGTCTCCACAGTTTCTGAGAGCTCTCTTAAAGAATGGAAGAGTTCTGAAGAGCAGCTGCCTTCCAGATGCCCTATCCAAGCTGAGGATGGGGCTGAATTCCAGCCACAGATGTCCTCATCAGGCTCAGTCAGTGTATCTGTAGAGAGGAGCAGTGCTgagaatcggctgcctcccagaCACCCTTTTCAGGCTTTTGCAGACCCTCAATATAAGCAACAAGTTTATTCAAGTTCCATGAGTACTGCTGCCAAGGGAATCATTGTTGAGAGCAATCCTAGCAGCCAGGCCCTCCCAAGAGGTCCAGTTTCTCCAAGCAAAACTAGGGGACACAGCCAAGACTCTGAAGACCTCTTTGAGAACATTTCGACTCCTGATACCAAATCTGTGAAGTTCGCCCTTGCTTCTGCCTGGCCACCATCCACTTCTGGGGACACTTACACTAAGGAGGATGTTCTTGAGAGTAGTGATCAAAATAACGACTATTCAAATTTATCCAACAGTGAGGCTTATGTTGAAAACCTCTTTGGAATTCGACTGAAGAGAATCCCTTCCTTAGAGAAGTACAAGAGTGAGGAACAAAACCATTCTACCAAGCTTCCTTCACTCTCCTTAGGCCCAGTTTCATCTTACACAGACAGAGAACCACAAATCATAAGTGcttcccaagggctcctgggcatcTCCAAGAACCTTACCACAACATCTGATATTGCAGAGAAGCAACAGAGCAAGCCCAAATCTGACAGCATGCTCAAGAAGAAACCTGATTACAAGATCCCAGGTGAGACTATCTTTCCAGATGGCAGTTAGGTACCAAGTGGAGGGAAGAACTGTAAATCAGTCTTGAATGGGAAGAAGTCTGTTCTAGCCTTGCCTGCTGAGTTTTTCCTTTGATAGGGCTGGCTTGTTGATTTAGGGGCAGGATAGTGCCCCATTCTAGATTAAGGGATTCTTTAATGGACACATGACCATCTTCccattccctctctcccactctctgtaCACTTTACATTTGGATAAAATGTTATGATTTTCTCAAAACACTTTCACATGTATTATGCCCCCCCCACATACCATGTGGATTTTTAAAGACAGCTCATTAATAGAACACTATGTTCAGACTCTCAGCTTGAAATCTTAATTTACTGTAAGTGGTTGTACTTCCAGAGCTTCTTCCCTTGCCTGAAATGTCTAAGAATCCAGATCTAGGTGATCTTTTGAGCACTAATCTCTCCCAAAGTCTTTGCATCTTCCAACTCACCATCACATAGTCATGTATATGCCTATAACCACACCCATGTACCTACACACTTGCATAAggatctatgaagtaacaaatgcTGTAAGCATTCCCTTGGAGTTAGAGGATTGGCATTAATGGTCAATGACCTGAACCTCTGGCCTCCTAGGAATTTTTCCAACCCGCCTGGCAACCATTGTCCTATCATGATTTGGAGATAGGAAGAGGGATGGACAAGGAAGGGAAAGGTACCAGTAAGAGAACAGTATGTAAACTTTGAAGTACAGCTTCTTATCTATCCAAAGAACTCCTTCCTTACTAGGTTTTGTGGAGGGTACAAAAGAAGGGGGCTCTTCTCTATGTAAGATCTATTTTTTCACTGGGCAATTCACAAGGACCCCTTGGGACATTATTATGGGTAGGCCCCAGCCAGCCTCAAGACTCTGCCTGCCTTGCTTCAGTTCTAACTCTTTTAATTCCTTTCTCAGGAAAGGCTCCTGGTAAACTATCAGGTTATGCCACCTTAGACCCATCTT
The sequence above is a segment of the Myotis daubentonii chromosome X, mMyoDau2.1, whole genome shotgun sequence genome. Coding sequences within it:
- the KIAA1210 gene encoding acrosomal protein KIAA1210 homolog; this translates as MHCEVEMVARHLVIGIWSSGKRSSLNREILESRIVDPTMAASLRKASANLEVLEARDEGKKKSKFKAFKNFFGKKKRKEPEGIQRRGSSLKPSSSNSSINSSSLNLVQEGQQSTFRVRGNMSKSLSHESVFRSKSELESPERKIYPSPEPQSGRSLKRAHISRTLSITSSVHRPVSGTLLGVIPHYVHRSGIWIGGSKITEIPPLRSCQSINPTRIRSDTIPKDFEEISAAAAESPKTPQKAFPPMLKTEKSSFEPSSIPMRAQSLTTFATLTSPSSPQLSVSFSTPATTQGCLDSSAARHKMALNPRKQKKYLQATMKPKQEEPGLPLVSEEKTKPKAVTQKKLKDSAGPSSQEQSIKTEIYKTTDQAANADAVVSPGYSWPAAYRRRCGKKESSASEKNECASKGWSFIQLSRRPSLGNRAGYSSADKIARDSPFWRFSLERQVMKQPRAPQVETTTPHELLSDENDMRRRMAGLDFKTRKASLSYLRPKDMKESMASGPSQCHEDGTKKSETITSLSSVVENPYTSQEVIMFSATEKAQVHMDPSHIQSEEDASSFDSKNDQFEMKSAQDNSTICKETPSENVIQAFPASVLDMASALPEGGISVKRLPPRSLSQSLEKPEAEEVSSYSDIVSGEGKGSEQKLDPEYSFQSMMKSKDDQETLPDSNSFLGNLCSSHEQLAPRYASQALEEPEDKVPTESNRNSEKYSNPNDWSNSEEDMPPKHPSPVLGMPTAQQEISVSKNTLEEELVVSVEQTPPRHLPQPSVKPSVQQQLASGSANVFSDWVSTPPMNFFHHWLNPKSEEEASAGPDSTAVKGSISMEPPFPNIFAQPIMNPKVEQNVFLGSEGADKAILMEITLPECSTNPQDQHVFSENTAGNKDMFVEPLPPDYPVQTLAKLNFQPQTISSNPASASTEWSDPVELMPPRHTMGSWVSTSFEQPSASPESTAVEWGNPTEPLLPKMPSQSLRRPVAEQEVFSGSMSASEEWSGLVQLKSSLYTLQHWVSPKFEQQTNAGPEPSQCCMKSVVKQPISAGLKSVAIEGDTSTEMLPPRHWSIVRHKIQKMMPTSENAVVGCISERPLPIEYPTHFSKPSIQEISLHPENTAVEGGMSKKSLHPKCPQSFVKFMAQHVFSEIPNMEEQVYVDPLSSNQPSKYLLKPTVEHQVFSGCESADIEGDISSKLVPAKCPLQPSGRLEDPQGVFLYSENAPVKCSYPQEQLHSGYLSEAWGKLKYEQEVSTVSESSLKEWKSSEEQLPSRCPIQAEDGAEFQPQMSSSGSVSVSVERSSAENRLPPRHPFQAFADPQYKQQVYSSSMSTAAKGIIVESNPSSQALPRGPVSPSKTRGHSQDSEDLFENISTPDTKSVKFALASAWPPSTSGDTYTKEDVLESSDQNNDYSNLSNSEAYVENLFGIRLKRIPSLEKYKSEEQNHSTKLPSLSLGPVSSYTDREPQIISASQGLLGISKNLTTTSDIAEKQQSKPKSDSMLKKKPDYKIPGKAPGKLSGYATLDPSWITRIKQKQKNSPTQVPTKELNRAGAKADTKVPRYEGADLAKQSQQREISTSNVNRQEKKAEMKLPDSIKEVGYENEEIIQVLAMGKETRKPSAHPAMFQEPDEPIWFSMAKKKAKAWSHITETMQ